A stretch of Brassica napus cultivar Da-Ae chromosome C6, Da-Ae, whole genome shotgun sequence DNA encodes these proteins:
- the LOC111207097 gene encoding uncharacterized protein LOC111207097, producing MKTLNLLPLIFFSSLLSSSPVTLAAFSELGYSTVYDSSPASFGEYNEAQPSPKISYDRLIEVRRNCKSVLSSASELNIDSISRDLRKAKKSLSFRNGDWSQPPGGDSPILPFRSTNTSSSPTTKPLNLVSFRVTDLDLPHRTKRYVGVNGVLLLAISTFDDLASRGAREFELWPSHTQLKINFQGVYVENDNDGERVLCMLGETMLPSRDSESPSDPWKWVKEHEAPPLLQDDQIRLILRYPKAFTLTTRVIQGEVKSLNQKPNLKFFDKISISSQLSNSAQYSFVSDELVSKACANGTISTITGIDVYKGKGFCNLLQRVSYNAPFAVLPNWKCNGTDEFCRKLGPFASDGDIKSTDGGFKDVSLYMQNIHCEEETAAKSHANAVTKVSAVFRAVHPSENLYLSGRRSGLDNMTVIAEGVWTPSSGQLCMVACRRGEADGCNARVCLYIPTTFSIRQRSILVGTFSCLNTEKNLTLSFSPLSFEKLVEPMDMQNYFQSSSVTHPSYSYSKTDEAGSILERNQEFSFTTIIKKSVMKFPKLEDSDDSLSSLSLLAEDLTFHTPAFTEKKTLMTNFGMDVLSLGPLFGLFWRSSNASIDEQTPYKTKDQYTEKQLLLNVSAQISLTSGNFSKIFLEGLYDEHTGRMYLVGCRDVRASWEVLSASGDLESGLDCLMYVVVSYPPIKSRWLADPTAKVSISSRRPDDDPLYFKPLKLKTTPIFYRRQREDILSRAGVEGILRVLTLTFSIGCIASQLFYFGTSPDSVPFVSLVMLGVQAIGYSLPLITGAEALFKRKASASGTAYETPSYDLQRSQWFNVIDYTVKLLVMVCFLLTLRLCQKVWKSRVRLFTRATPQEPHKVPSDRRVLLVSLFLHALGYILALALHPARTERFTQVYGSYTPGATNWWQTETEEYIGLVQDFFLLPQVIANFIWQIDSKQPLRKLYYLGITLVRLFPHVYDYFVGSVPDPYFIGEEHEFVNPNLDFFSKFGDVAIPVTAIMLAVVVFVQQRWDYDKLSQALSFGRFRILPSRSVKYERVMSESEMVSRVSVNGNHSDEE from the coding sequence ATGAAAACACTAAATCTCCTTCCTttgatcttcttctcctctcttctctcctcttcCCCAGTAACACTCGCTGCCTTCTCGGAGTTAGGCTACTCAACCGTGTACGATTCTTCACCGGCATCATTCGGCGAGTACAACGAAGCCCAACCCTCCCCGAAGATCAGCTACGATCGGCTCATCGAGGTACGAAGAAACTGCAAATCAGTCTTATCCTCAGCCTCCGAGCTAAACATCGACTCAATCTCCCGAGATCTCCGCAAAGCCAAGAAAAGCCTCTCCTTTCGCAACGGAGACTGGTCGCAACCCCCCGGCGGCGACTCTCCGATCCTCCCCTTCCGCTCAACCAacacatcatcatcaccaacaacaAAGCCTCTGAACCTCGTCTCCTTCCGCGTAACAGATCTAGATCTCCCGCACCGAACCAAGAGATACGTCGGCGTCAACGGCGTCCTCCTCTTAGCGATCTCGACGTTCGACGATCTAGCCTCGAGAGGAGCGCGCGAGTTCGAGCTCTGGCCGAGTCACACTCAGCTTAAAATCAATTTCCAAGGAGTCTACGTTGAGAACGATAACGATGGAGAACGAGTCTTGTGTATGCTCGGGGAGACAATGCTCCCTTCCCGGGACTCTGAGTCTCCTTCCGATCCGTGGAAATGGGTTAAGGAGCACGAGGCTCCTCCGCTTCTCCAAGATGATCAGATCCGACTCATTCTTCGTTACCCGAAAGCATTCACGTTGACCACAAGGGTGATCCAAGGAGAGGTTAAGAGTCTTAACCAGAAACCTAACCTAAAGTTCTTCGACAAGATCAGTATCTCCTCTCAGTTAAGTAATTCAGCTCAATACAGCTTCGTCTCTGATGAGTTAGTATCAAAGGCTTGTGCAAATGGAACCATTAGTACTATTACTGGAATTGATGTCTATAAAGGGAAAGGCTTTTGCAATCTTCTTCAAAGAGTTAGTTATAACGCGCCTTTCGCAGTCCTACCTAACTGGAAATGCAACGGCACCGATGAGTTCTGCAGGAAGTTAGGTCCTTTCGCGTCCGATGGAGACATCAAATCAACAGACGGCGGATTTAAAGACGTGAGCCTTTATATGCAAAACATACACTGCGAAGAAGAAACTGCAGCTAAGTCTCACGCCAATGCTGTGACGAAAGTCTCTGCCGTGTTCCGCGCGGTTCACCCTAGTGAGAATCTTTACCTCTCGGGGAGGAGGTCAGGGCTTGACAACATGACTGTTATAGCCGAAGGGGTTTGGACGCCGTCGAGCGGGCAGTTATGTATGGTTGCTTGTAGGCGTGGGGAGGCAGACGGATGCAACGCTCGTGTTTGTTTGTATATTCCGACGACGTTTTCCATACGGCAGAGGAGTATACTCGTTGGGACGTTCTCTTGTCTCAACACGGAGAAGAATCTGACTCTGTCTTTCTCTCCTTTATCGTTTGAGAAGTTAGTGGAGCCTATGGATATGCAGAACTACTTCCAGTCTTCTTCCGTTACGCATCCGTCTTACAGCTACTCGAAGACGGACGAAGCTGGGAGCATCCTCGAGAGGAACCAGGAGTTCTCTTTCACTACTATTATCAAGAAGTCGGTGATGAAGTTTCCGAAGCTGGAAGACTCCGATGACTCTCTTTCGAGTCTGTCTCTTCTTGCTGAGGATCTGACATTCCATACGCCTGCTTTCACCGAGAAGAAGACACTGATGACAAACTTTGGGATGGATGTTCTCTCTCTTGGTCCGTTGTTTGGACTCTTCTGGAGGAGTTCTAATGCCTCCATTGACGAGCAAACTCCCTACAAGACAAAAGATCAGTACACTGAGAAGCAGCTTCTTCTGAATGTTTCAGCTCAAATCTCACTCACAAGTGGTAACTTCTCTAAGATCTTCTTAGAAGGTCTGTACGACGAGCATACGGGTAGAATGTATCTTGTGGGATGCAGAGACGTGAGAGCCTCATGGGAAGTCTTGTCCGCTAGCGGCGATCTTGAATCCGGGCTAGACTGTTTGATGTACGTGGTGGTTTCTTATCCTCCCATTAAGTCGAGATGGTTAGCTGATCCGACGGCTAAGGTTTCGATATCCAGCAGAAGACCGGACGATGATCCTCTCTACTTCAAACCGCTGAAGCTTAAGACAACGCCGATTTTCTACAGAAGACAGCGTGAGGACATTCTTTCGCGTGCAGGCGTTGAAGGGATCCTCAGGGTTCTCACGCTTACCTTCTCTATTGGTTGCATCGCTAGCCAGCTGTTTTACTTCGGAACCAGTCCAGATTCGGTTCCTTTCGTTTCGCTTGTGATGCTTGGAGTTCAAGCTATTGGTTACAGCTTGCCGTTGATCACTGGCGCAGAAGCTCTCTTTAAAAGAAAAGCATCAGCTTCAGGAACGGCCTATGAAACGCCGTCGTATGATCTACAGAGGAGTCAGTGGTTTAATGTGATTGACTACACTGTGAAGCTCCTTGTGATGGTTTGCTTTCTACTAACGCTAAGGCTTTGTCAGAAAGTGTGGAAGTCTCGTGTCAGGCTCTTCACTAGAGCAACACCTCAAGAACCGCATAAAGTTCCAAGTGATAGGCGTGTGCTTCTGGTTTCCTTGTTCTTACACGCGCTAGGTTACATACTAGCTTTGGCTCTTCATCCAGCGAGGACAGAGAGGTTTACTCAAGTGTATGGAAGCTACACGCCTGGTGCTACAAACTGGTGGCAAACCGAAACAGAGGAGTACATTGGTTTGGTTCAAGACTTCTTCTTGCTTCCTCAGGTGATTGCTAACTTTATATGGCAGATTGATTCAAAGCAGCCGCTAAGGAAGCTGTATTACTTGGGGATCACGCTAGTGAGGCTTTTCCCTCACGTCTATGACTACTTCGTTGGCTCTGTTCCTGATCCTTACTTCATTGGAGAAGAACACGAGTTTGTTAATCCAAATCTCGATTTCTTCTCCAAGTTTGGGGATGTTGCTATACCAGTTACCGCGATTATGCTTGCAGTTGTTGTGTTTGTTCAGCAGAGATGGGACTATGACAAGCTGTCTCAGGCTTTAAGCTTTGGTCGGTTTAGGATTCTCCCTTCTAGATCTGTTAAGTACGAGAGAGTAATGTCTGAATCAGAGATGGTTTCTAGAGTCTCTGTCAATGGAAACCACAGTGATGAAGAATga